In one Erinaceus europaeus chromosome 3, mEriEur2.1, whole genome shotgun sequence genomic region, the following are encoded:
- the ACTR1B gene encoding beta-centractin has protein sequence MESYDIIANQPVVIDNGSGVIKAGFAGDQIPKYCFPNYVGRPKHMRVMAGALEGDLFIGPKAEEHRGLLTIRYPMEHGVVRDWNDMERIWQYVYSKDQLQTFSEEHPVLLTEAPLNPCKNREKAAEVFFETFNVPALFISMQAVLSLYATGRTTGVVLDSGDGVTHAVPIYEGFAMPHSIMRVDIAGRDVSRYLRLLLRKEGVDFHTSAEFEVVRTIKERACYLSINPQKDEALETEKVQYTLPDGSTLDVGPARFRAPELLFQPDLVGDESEGLHEVLAFAIHKSDMDLRRTLFANIVLSGGSTLFKGFGDRLLSEVKKLAPKDVKIKIWAPQERLYSTWIGGSILASLDTFKKMWVSKKEYEEDGSRAIHRKTF, from the exons ATGGAGTCCTACGACATCATCGCCAATCAGCCCGTGGTCATCGACAAC GGCTCAGGGGTGATCAAGGCTGGCTTTGCAGGAGACCAGATTCCCAAATACTGTTTCCCAAACTA TGTTGGGCGCCCTAAGCATATGCGGGTGATGGCAGGAGCCCTGGAGGGGGACCTCTTCATTGGACCAAAAGCAGAG GAACACCGGGGGCTACTGACCATCCGATATCCCATGGAGCATGGTGTGGTACGAGATTGGAATGACATGGAGCGCATCTGGCAGTATGTCTACTCCAAGGACCAGCTGCAGACCTTCTCCGAGGAG CACCCTGTCCTTCTAACAGAAGCTCCACTCAACCCCTGTAAGAACCGGGAGAAGGCAGCAGAGGTATTCTTTGAGACCTTCAACGTGCCAGCCCTGTTTATCTCCATGCAGGCCGTGCTCAGCCT GTATGCAACAGGACGCACCACAGGAGTGGTTTTAGACTCTGGGGACGGGGTTACCCATGCTGTCCCTATCTACGAGGGCTTTGCCATGCCACACTCCATAATGCGAGTTGACATTGCCGGTCGAGATGTCTCCCGCTATCTCCGGCTGCTGCTGCGGAAAGAAGGAGTCGACTTTCACACCTCAGCTGAGTTTGAGGTTGTCCGGACCATCAAAGAG CGAGCCTGCTACCTGTCCATCAACCCACAGAAGGACGAAGCtctggagacagagaaggtgcaATATACTTTGCCAGATGGCAGCACACTTGAT GTGGGGCCAGCACGATTCCGGGCCCCTGAGCTGCTGTTCCAGCCAGACCTGGTAGGAGATGAGAGTGAGGGGCTCCACGAGGTACTGGCCTTTGCCATCCACAAGTCTGACATGGATCTTCGCCGGACACTGTTTGCCAACATTGTGCTGTCAGGAGGCTCCACACTTTTCAAAG GCTTTGGTGATCGACTGCTAAGTGAAGTAAAGAAGCTTGCCCCAAAAGATGTCAAAATCAAG ATCTGGGCCCCTCAGGAACGGCTGTACTCCACGTGGATCGG TGGCTCCATCCTGGCCTCACTGGACACTTTTAAGAAGATGTGGGTATCCAAAAAGGAGTATGAAGAGGATGGCTCCCGTGCTATTCATCGTAAAACATTCTAG